Part of the Novosphingobium sp. KA1 genome is shown below.
TTGTAGGTGAGCTGGAAGTCCAGGCTCTTCTCGGGCTTGCGCCACATGCCGATCGGGTTGGCGAAGGCCCGCGCCTCGTTGTTGTTGAGGAAGCCCTTGCGCCAGACATAGGACAGACGCGCACCGACCGGGCCGCGCTGGTAGGCCAGCGTGGCGTTGTAGGAGAACTTCGACACCGCGAAGAACGCCGACTTGGTATAGGTGGTGTTCCCCTGCGCATCGACTTCGGGGATCGTCTGTTCCGAATCGAGGATCGTCGCGCTGCCCTGGAAGCCCAGACCGTCGAGGATGCTGGGCAGGTAGGTCGGGAAGTAGGTCAGGCCGATTTCCACGCCCTTGAGCACGCCGTCCGATGCGTTGGTCGGGCGGGTGACCTGGAAGTAGTCGGTCGCGGTGCTGCCCTCGATCGTGTTGTTGGGGATGTATTCCAGCGTGGTGAGCGGCACCACCAGCCCCTTGATCTCGCGGCGGAAGCCGGTGACGAAGATCGCGCTGTTGCGCTCGAAGTACCACTCGATCGCAAGGTCGTAGTTCTTCGAGGTGGTCGCCTTCAGGTTGGCGTTGCCCGCGCTGCCGGTACCGAAACCGAGGCCCGAAAGGTCGCCGGTGAGCGAGACGTTCGGGTTGAGGTCGCCGAAGGCCGGACGGCGCAGCGTCTCACCGTAGTTGAAGCGGATGCGCAGGTTCGGCGTGATCTCGTAACGCGCCGTGAAGCTGGGCAGCAGCTTGGCCTCGCCGGTCGACACGCCGGTACGGGCGAAGCCGTTGTACCGATCGAAATAGTTGTAGTCGGTATCGATCGTGACGAGGCGCGCGCCGCCCTCGATCATCAGCGGACGACCGAAGATGTCGATCTGGCCGTCAGCCATCACGTAGCCAGCCAGCGTCACTTCGTTGATGTCGAACACGCGGCCGAACGACATCTGGTCGGACAGCAGCAGGTTCGGGTTCACCGCCTGATAGAGCGAACGGATGGCGTCGGCGTTCTTGTAGAGCGCCGGGCCGTTGGCGAGCACCCAGCTGGTCGGCACATCGGCGCGGCCGTCGAAGAAGCCGCTGTTGGTGAAGGTGTAATCGTCACCCAGCGAGGCCAGCGTGCCGCCCAGAGCGCCCGCGCTCTGTTCGCGCACGAAAGTGCTGGCGCTGCGGTTGTCGTAGCGGAAGCCCGCCTTGATGCGGCGCAGGAAACCTTCGTCCCACTCGTAATAACCGTCGAGCTGGAAGGTCCAGGCGCTGCCCTTGCTCTTGTTGCCATTGTCGAACAGGTCGCCGACCGTCCAGGCATTGGCATCGGTCAGCACTTCGGGCGTGCCGAAGCTGTAGGACGGGATGCCGCCGCCGGCGTTGAAGTCGACGTCGAGATCCAGCGGACCGCGGTTGGTGCGCATCGCGAAGAACGAGGTTTCGTTCTTGCTGTCCTGATAGGCGAGGTCGGCGGTGATCTTGCCGCGCGCACCCACGTCCCAGGCCGCGTTCAGGGCGTAGACGTAGCTGTCGGTCTTGTTGGTCGCATAGTCGGCGCTGTTGAAGCCGGCCACATCGCCCATCGTGCGCGACTTGATGATGTTGGTGCCGTCGTAAAGCTCGAAGGTCGAGCCCGGATCGCTGCCGAGATCGCCCCACCAGTCGGCATAGCTGAACATCATCGAGTTGAAGGTCGTGCCGCGGAAGCCGGTGTAATAGAACTCGGCGGTGTAGGTCGAACGGTCGTTCGGTGCCCACTGGAAGGCCGCGTTGATCGAGGGACGCTCACGCTTGCCGTAGAGGTCGGAGCTGATGACCGCGTCGCGCGAGAGGTAGTAGGGCACCTCGACGCCGTCGATGTTCAGCGTCGAACCCGGGGTGGTGGGCAGGCCCGCGTTCAGGCCCGGGGTCCAGTAGGGGTTGTCCGGGTCGGTGCGCGGGAAGATGCGCTGGAGCGGCGTCAGCCAGGTGCCCGAAGGGGGATTTTCGGTGGCGAACGGCACCAGCGCGCCGGCCTGCACGTTCTGGTTGCGATACTTGGCGCGGGTGTAGCTGCCGTTGATCAGGAAGCCCATCTCGCCGATGCCGGTCTCCCAGCGGTCGCTGACCAGCAGCGCCACGTTGGGATTAAACTTGTCGGCCAGTTCGCTGTAGACGCCGCGGGCGAGGCCCGAGATCGTGAAACCGTCGAAGTCGAACGGACGGCGCGTGGCGACGTCGATCTGGCCGGCGAGGCCGAATTCGAGCTGGTCGGCCGAACGCGTCTTGTAGACGTCGATCTTGCGCACGAGGTTCGAGGAAATGTCCTGCAGCGCGAACGAAGTACCCGCAGCGGTGAAGATGTTGCGGCCGTTCCAGGTGGTGACGGGATCGGACAGGCCGCGGATCGTGATCGTGCCGGTTTCACCGCCCGCACGGTCGGTCACCTGGATGCCGGTCACGCGCTGGAGCGCCTCGACGACGTTGTTGTCGGGCAGCTTGCCGACGTCTTCGGCCACGATCGAATCGACGATCTGGATGTTGTTCTTGCGGCTGTTGAGCGCGCCGACGATCGAGGCGCGCACGCCGGTCACGATGATGTCTTCGGTGCTGGGCGCAGCGGCATCGTCAGCAACGGCCTGCGGTGCGGTGTCCTGCGCCTGAGCAACGCTGGCGAGGCCGAGCGCGAGAACGGATGCCGTGCAGAAAGCAAATGGCTTGAGCGCCATGGATCAACCCTCCCATGTGGGGCTGGCCCATACCATGCCCCTTAGATTACTCAGACTAATTATTAGTCGGACTAATCTCACGCAAGCGGAAAAGCAAAAACGCTGCAAAAATGATGAAATAAGTGTGGCACATTTAACGCACATGGCCCAGGGCGACCACGGAAAAGCCCCGCCCGGCAGCTGCCGGGCGGGGCTCTCGTTTGCTTCTGGTCTGAGTTTATGACGCGCTTTCAGCGCGTCAGTCGACCTTCCAGGCGCTCGCGGCATCCTGGCCCGGCGCCAGCCGCAGACCGTCCGGTGCCACTGTCAGGGCCTTGGCCGGATCGCTCGCCGAAACGAATCGCACCGCGCCCCCGCCTGCCGTCACGCGGCGGAACTTCTGCCCCGGCGCGGCCGAGCGCGGCGCCACGGCAACGCCGCCATCGTCCGTCGCCGTCAGGCAATGATCGGACAGCAGGATCGGCGAGAGCGTCACCGTACCCTCACCCGCATCCTCCACGCGGAACTGGGTCTGCGGCAGCGCCACCCTGGCGCTGGTCATGCGGGTGCCCTCGTGTGCCATGTAGGTACCCGGGCGGGCGACCGAGACGAAGCGGTCCGGCATCGCGCCATTGCCCACCGGCACGCCGAAATCGGGCATGCCCTTGTCGTCGAAATAGAGGCGCTGGACGCGGGTGTGGCGGTCCGGGTTGAACAGCGGATCGCCCTGGATCGCCTCGTAGTCGCGGCCATGGTAGACCAGCAGGGGACGGCCCTGCTCGTCTTCGGTGAAGCTGTTGTGGCCGGGGCCGTAGACCGAGGTTTCGCGGCAGGTCACGAAGACCGGCTCGGGCGACTTGGTCCAGGCCTTGGCGTCCATCAGGTTCGCCTCGGCATCGATCGACAGCAGGCCGAGGCAATAGCGCGCGTCGGTGGCGCTGGCCGAATAGGTCATGAACAGCTTGCCGGCGTGCTCGATCACCGCCGGGGCCTCGTTGACCTTGTAGCCGCGGATTTCCCAGTCGAGCGTCGGCACCGAAAGCCGCGTCGGCGCGGCCGAGAGCGTCAGCGCGTCCTTCATCGGCGCGATGTAGAGGTTCGAGTTGGTCTCGATGCCCGGCTCACGCTGCGCCCACGAGAAGTAGCGCACGCCGCGGTGGATGAAGCTGGTCGAATCGAGGTTGAAGCTGTCCCAGGGCGCCTTGAACTCGCCCAGAACGCTCCAGTTGCCGGTCATCGGGTCGGGACCGTCGCAGACCACGGCAAACGTGCGGATGCGGAACACGTCCTCGCCGCCGCCGCTGGGGCCAGCCGCGAAGTACATGACCCAGCGGTTGTCGATCAGGTGCAGTTCGGGCGCCCAGAGGAAGCCGGACATCGGGCCGGTCTTCTCATGGCGCCACAGCACGCGTTCCTCGGCGGTGGCAAGGCCGGCGACGGTCTTCGAACGGCGCAGCACGAGGCGGTCGTACTCGGGCACCGAGCCGGTCAGGTAATAGTTGCCGTCGTGATGACGGAAGACCTGCGCGTCGGCGCGCTGGCGGACCAGCGGATTGACGGGGACCGGCGTTGCCGAGGGCGCCGCGCTCGATCCGAGCGTGCCCTTTCCGGCAGAAGTGCAGGCCATCGGCAGCAGCGCGGCTCCGGCAGCAAAGGCGCGGCGCGAAAGGGGAAAATTCATGACGGTCCTCTTCCGTTATCGGGTTTGATTCTGGTGTCCCGGATCGCTCCGGGGAAAAGGACACCCCGGCGCAGGGGCCGGGGTGTCAGCTGGTGGGTCTCAGTATTGGGCCGTAGGCCAGCCGTCGGCGCCCCAGACGATCGGCGCGATGCGCAGCGTCGGGCGGCCTTCGGCTTCCTTGTCGTAGGCGTGGTAGGCGAGGTAGGTCGTGCCGTCCTTGTCGGTGAAGGCGCCCGCGTGGCCGGGGCCGCGGAAGCGCTGCTTCTCCTCCAGATCGGCGCGCAGCAGGATGGTGCCGCCGCCCTGCATCATGTCGCTGCCGTCCTTGCCCTTGTAGGGGCCGGTGATCTTCTTCGAACGCGAGACGACCGTGTAATAGGTGCTGTTCACGCCCTTGCAGCAATAGTCGTAGCTGGCGATCAGGTAATACCAGCCGCCGTGCGGGATGATGAACGGCGCCTCGATCGGGGCGGGACCGCCGGCAGGGGCCGGACGGCGGGCGATCGCATAGGGTTCGGTGCCCGGCACGACCTTGCCGGTCTTCGGATCGAGCGGGAACAGCTTGATGCCCGACCAGAAGCTGCCAAGGACAAGCCACTGGCGCCCCTGATCGTCAGCCACGAAGTTCGGGTCGATGGCGTTGAAGTCATCGTCCTTCGTGGACATGACGACCAGCCCCTGATCCTTCCAGCCATACCCCTTGGCCCTGGGATCGAGCGTCTTGCTGGTCGCAAGACCGATCGCCGAGCGGTTCGAGCCGAACGTCGAGACCGAGTAATAGAGCCGGTATTCGCCGTTCACATAGGAAATGTCCGGCGCCCAGATGCCCTCGGTGCCGGGCACCGCCTGCTTGGCCCATGCCGGAATCTCGGCAAAGACGGAGCCCGCGTCCTTCCAGGTCTTGAGGTCCTTGGAGGTCTTGATGCCGACATAGCGGCCCACGGTGGAGAAGACGTAGTAGGTGTCGCCCTCGCGGATGATGACCGGATCGTGGACCACGAGGTCGCCGGTCATCTGCGAATTGAGCGTCGGCGCTCCGTCCGTCTGTTGCGCGCCGACACTGCCGGTCAGGCCCAGCGCGGCGAGACCGAGCAGGAACGAAAACTTGCGGATCATGCTCAGCCCCCGGCTGCGTTCCACGCGGCGACCAGTTCGGCCGCCTTGGCGCCGACCGTCGCGGCATCGAAGCCGGGCTTGTAGAGGCTGCCACCGACGCCGATGCCGTAGACGCCCGCCGCGCGGTATTCCGCGACATTGGCAGCGCCCACGCCGCCCACCGCCCAGACGCGGCTGGTCTTGGGCAGCACTTCGCGGATCGCCTTGATGTAGCCGCTGCCCAGCACCGAGCCGGGGAACAGCTTGAGGTCGCGGGCGCCTGCCGCCACGGCGGCGAACGCTTCGGTCGGGGTCAGGAAGCCGGGCAGGACGTCCATGCCGAGTTCGATCGAGCGCGTGATGACGGCGGGATCGACATTGGGCGAGACCATGAACGTGCCGCCCACGCCCGCCAGCGTTTCGGCAAGGTCGGTGCCGATCACGGTGCCGCCGCCGATGGCCGCGCGGTCGCCCAGCGCCTCGACCATCGCGCCGATCGAGCCGGCCGGATCGGGCGAGTTGAACGGCACCTCGATGATGCGCACGCCGGCTTCCACCAGCGCCTCGCCGATGGCGACCGCCTCATGGGTCTGGATGCCGCGCAGGATCGCCACAACGGGTGCATGGCCTGCGGCCAGAACGTCTTCGATCTTCATGCCTTCTGTCCTTTCGCGATGGCGAGCCCGGCGAGAACCGCCGCATCGCCATCGATCTTGCGCGAGGTGCAGCCACGGGCCGCCAGCGCGCGATCATAAAGCGCCACAAGCGCCTGGTCGCCGATCAGCACCACCGAAATGCCTTCCGGCACTTGCGCGGCGACTTCGCCGCCGATCAGCAGGCCGGAGATATAGCCGCGCGACCAGTCTTTCGAGCGTCCATCGAGCATCCGCGCGGCGCGGGCTTCGAACAGGGCGCCGGTCAGCGGTTCCTCGCAGCGTTCGGTGCCGCGGGCAAACCCGTCGTCGAACGTGCCCTCACCCGGTGTATCCGGCCCGGTCAGCGTCGACTGGCCCGCCAGCAGCGCATAGAGTTCGCCGGTCGGGTGGGTGCGGAAGCCGACGATCGTGCCGTTGACCACCGAGACCCATTTGCAATGGGTGCCGGGCAGCGCGATCAGGTGTTCACCCAGAGCCAGTTCGGGATGGAGCGCGAGGGCGCCGAAGACTTGCGCCTCCTCGCCCCGCATCACTTCGGGCACGCCCTCGGAATCCTTGCAGCTCAGCCCCGGCAGCACCGAGACCGGGATCCCCGCCACTTCGAGCCGGGTGCGCGAGGACAGCCAGTGGGCGGCGTCCGCCGGGCAGGCCGCATAGCCTGCCGCGACGAGTGCGCCCGGCGCACCGGCCATGCCGCACAGCACGACTTCGGACAGCGCCCCTTCCGCCTTCCAGACGTCCAGCCTTTCGGCCAGCGCGCCCTCGGCATCACCGGCGAGCGCGCCCGGCCCATCGAGCCGGGCGTCGACATCGCCGCCATCCATACGGAACAGCCGCAGGCGCGTGGTGCCCCAGTCTCCGACGACGTGCTTCACGCTCATTGCAGTTCGAGCACCACGACCGACTTGGCCGGCAGGGTGACGACAAGCTGGCCGCCCTGGACGCTCGCGCCCGAGAACGCCTCCGGCTTCACCACGCCAGGTGCGTCGAAGGTGTTGTGCGAATTGATCGCCGGGGCCGTCAGGATCTTGCCGGTGACACCGCCGGCCGCGACGCCGTCGAGCTTGATCGTCACGGTGTTGGACTGGTTCGGATCGAGGTTCGACAGACCGACGTGGATCTTGCCGTCCTTGCCCTTCACCGCCGAGCCGCTGATCGCGGGCATCGTGAACTGGTCCTTCGAATACCACGGCGACTTGATCTCGATCGGCAGCACCGTCGCGTCCTGCCACGGCTTGTACATGTCGAAGACCCAGTAAGTCGGCGTCAGCACCATCTTGTTGCCGTCGGTCAGGATCATCGCCTGCAGCACGTTCACCATCTGGGCGATGGCGGTCATGCGCACGCGGTCGGCATGCTTGGCGAAGATGTCGAGGTTGATCGAGGCGATCAGCGCATCGCGCAGGGTGTTCTGCTGGCGCAGGAAGCCGGGATGCGTGCCCGGATCCTGGGCATACCACGAACCCCACTCGTCGACCGCGAGGAAGACCTTCTTCTCGGGATCGTACTTGTCCATGATCGCCGAGTGCCTGGTGATCAGCTCGTCCATCCGGCGCGCTTCGTTCAGCGTATCGGCCCAGCCGTGCTCGTCGAAGTTGACCGGATCGGCCTTGGGCGGCCAGCCGCCTTCGGGCAGGGTGTAGTAGTGGAGCGAGAGGCCGTCGACGTTGCCGCCGGCGACGCGCATCATCGTCTCGGTCCAGTTGTAGTCGTCGACGTTGGCGCCCGAGGCGACCTTGATGATCCGGGTGCCCGCAGGCGCCTTCACGAAGGTCGCATAGCGGCGCGTCTCGTCCGCCGCGAACTCGGGGCGCATGTTGCCGCCGCAGCCCCACAGCTCGTTGCCGACGCCGAAGTAGGCGACCTTCCACGGCTCCTTGTGGCCGTTCTTGGCGCGTTCGTCGGCCAGCGAGCCGGCAGGCGCGGTCATGTATTCGACCCATTCGGCCATTTCGCGCGGGGTGCCGTCACCGACGTTGCCGGCGATATAGGCTTCCGCGCCGACCTGGCGGAGCAGTTCGAAGAATTCGTGGGTGCCCACCGCGTTGGGTTCGGTCACGCCGCCCCAGTGGGTGTTGACCTTGACCGGGCGCTTGGCAGGCGCGCCGATGCCTTCACGCCAGTGGTATTCGTCGGCAAAGCAGCCGCCGGGCCAGCGGATCACCGGCACCTGCAGCTCGCGCAGCGCCGAGACGACGTCGTTGCGGAAACCGTTGGTGTTGGGGATCTTGCTGTTCTTGCCGACCCACAGGCCGCCGTAGATGCCCGTGCCGAGGTGCTCGGCGAACTGGGTGAAGACTTCCTTGTGGTAGACCGGGCCGGGCTTGTCGGCTGCGATCGTCGCGGTGGTCGGCTGGCCGTTGGTGTCAGCCTGTGCCGTGCCTGCGAGCGCGGTGGCGCTCAGCAGGACGACGGCGGTGGTGAGGCGGAGCGCCTTCAACATGTCTTGTCCTCTCCCGGAAATATCAGTCGTGGAATTCTTCGACCAGCGCACGCTTGCCGCGCAGGAAGGCGTCGGCCACCAGGCGCAGCGGCGCGATGTCGACATCGCTGCGGCCGCCCCGGATCAGGTTGGCGAAGCGCGCGTAGAGGCCCGGATATTCCATGTCCTCGTTGTGCTCGGTGCCGCTGGGCAGGGTGAGCACGGCGCCGCCATTGGCGAGCTTGAGCGTTCCGGCATCGGTCTCGACAATGATGTCCCACGACTGCGGGCCGGTCTGGCGCCAGTCGAGGTCCATGTGGATCTCGGCCCCGGCGGTGTCGCGGAACTCGATGTCGGCGGCGATCGGTGCGGCGCGGTTGGCGGGCAGGCTGAGCGTCGCTTCCTTGAGGAAGAACGGGCGCGGCATGATGTGGGTGGCGATCGAGAGGGCATTGATGCCCGGATCGAACACGCCAAGGCCGCCCGGCTCCCAGATCCAGTCCTGACCCGGATGCCAGACGCGCACGTCCTCGCGCCAGACGATCCTGGCGCTCTTGATCGTGCGCTCGGCCAGCCAGGCACGGGCCGGAGCGACACCGGCGGCGTAGCGCGAGTGCCACGAGGCGAACAGGGTGACGCCCACCTTCTCGGCGCGGCTTTCCAGCGCGGCCACTTCGGCCAGCGTGGCGCCCGGCGGCTTTTCGAGGAACACGTGCATGCCCTTCGACAGCGCCAGCGCGGCCAGGTCGTAACGGACCTGCGGCGGGGTGCAGAGCGCCACCGCGTCGATCGCCGGGCCGCTCTCGATCAGCTCTTCAAGGCTGCTGAAGTGCGGGATGCCTTCGGGGCCGCGATGGTTCGGGCTGACCGTGGCGCCGATGCTGAAGTTCGGGTTGCCCTCGATCGCGGGGATGTGCTGGTCGCGGGCGATCTTGCCCACGCCAACGATGGCAATGCGGATCGGATCCATGGCTCAGAGCGCCTTCACGGTCATGGTCGCCGCGGCCGGGGCGGCAGCGCGGGCGAGCGGGTTGGCGACCGGCAGGGTGAACGGCGCGGCCGAGATTTCGAAGACGTCGCCTTCCTGCGTGGTCACGCCGTCGCTGAACGAGAGCGTGGCGGTGCCGAAGAAGTGGACGTGCACGTCGCCGGCGCGGCGGAACAGGTCGTACTTGAAGTGGTGGTGCTCAAGGTTGGCGAAGGTGTGCGACATGTTCGCCTCGCCCGAGAGGAAGGGCTTTTCCCAGATCGTTTCGCCGTCGCGCACGATCTTGCTGGTGCCTTCGATCTTTTCCGGCGGGGTGCCGAGCAGCAGTTCCGGGCCAAGCGCGGCCTGGCGCAGCTTCGAGTGGGCGAGCCAGAGGTAGTTGTGACGCTCGGTCACGTGGTCCGAGAACTCGTTGGCGAGCGCGAGGCCGAGGCGGTACACGGTGCCGTCTTCACCGACGAGGTAGATACCGGCGAGTTCCGGCTCTTCGCCGCCGTCCTTGGCGAACGCAGGCATGGTCAGCGCGTCGCCGGGGCCGACCAGCAGCTGGCCGTCGCCCTTGTAGAACCATTCCGGCTGCTGGCCTTCGGTGCCGTCGGCGGGCTTGCCGCCTTCGAGGCCCTCGAGGAACATGCGCATGGAATCGGTGACGTGCTCGCCCGAGGCGGCGGCGGCGTGCATCTTGTTGCGGCCTTCGGCCGAACCGAGGTGGGTGAGGCCGGTGCCGGTCAGCAGCAGGTGGGCGGAATCGTCGTGGTCGATCGGGGCCAGCAGGGTGCCGGCGGCGAATTCGGCGGCAATGTCGACCGCTTCGCCCGCGGCGCAAGCCTTGGCGGCCTCGGCCAGCGTCACACCCTCGGCAATGGCGCGCAGCGCGAGTTCGCGGGTGGTGGTGACGCCCTGCAGGACGTGGGCGGCATCGCCCTCGGCAAGGATGACGGAGCGCACGCCGTCGGGCGCGCGATGCTGGAGCAGGCGAAGGTAGGTCATGGAGATCTCTCCCGGATCCGCGGCGCGCCTTCTTGGGGGAGCGCGCCGCGGCAGTTGGGTTGGCAGATTAGAGGGTGAGCGTGCCGTCGATCAGGCGCGGCGCGCCGTCACCGTAGGCCGCATCGCGCAGTTCCGCCGGAAGCAGGGCCTGTGCGAAGTTCTGGTAGCTGACCGGACGCAGGAAACGGTCGATCGCCAGGCTGCCGACCGACGTGGTGCGCGGGTCGGTGGTCGAGGGGAACGGGCCGCCGTGGACCATCGCGTGGCACACTTCGACGCCGGTCGGCCAACCGTTGACGAGGATACGGCCGACCTTGCGCTCCAGCACCGGCAGCAGGCGCGAAGCGGCGGCTTCGTCGGCTGCGTCCATGTGCAGGGTGGCGGTCAGCTGGCCTTCGAGGCCTTCGAGCAGGCCGGCGAGTTCGGCTTCGTCCTTGCAGACGACAACGATCGACGCGGCGCCGAACACTTCGTGACCGATCGCCTTGTCCGCGAGGAACTGGGCGGCCGTGGTCTGGAACAGGATCGCACCGCCGGTGGTCTTGCTGCCTTCCTCGCCCTTGGCGATGGTCTCGACGCCCGCGTTGCCTTCGAGCGCTTCGACGCCCTTGGCGTAAGCGGCGGCGATGCCGGTGGTGAGCATGGTCTGCGGCTTGGCTTCGGCAACACCGCCGGTGGCGGCGGCGACAAAGGCGTCCAGACCTTCACCCTCGACGGCCAGGATCAGGCCGGGGTTGGTGCAGAACTGGCCGGCGCCCATCGTCAGCGAGCCGACGAACGCGGTGCCGAGTGCTTCGCCGCGCGCCTTGAGCGCTTCGGGGAGCAGCAGCACCGGGTTGATGCTCGACATTTCGGCATAGACCGGGATCGGCACTTCGCGGGCCGCGGCCAGCTTGGCGAGGGCAAGACCGCCACCGCGCGAGCCGGTGAAGCCGACGGCAGCGATGCGCGGATCCTGGACCAGCGCGGCGCCGAGTTCGTTCGACGGGCCGACGAGGTGCTGGAACACGCCTTCGGGAAGGCCGGCATCCTTGACCGCCTTGGCGATCGCACCGGCAATCAGGCCGCCGGTGATCGGGTGGGCCGGGTGGCCCTTGACCACGACCGGGCAGCCGGCGGCGAGCGCCGAAGCGGTGTCACCGCCCGCGGTCGAGAAGGCGAGCGGGAAGTTCGAGGCGCCAAACACGGCGACCGGACCGACCGGGATCATGCGCAGGCGCAGGTCCGGACGGGGCAGCGGGGCGCGGTCCGGCAGGGCCGGATCGATGCGCAGCTGCTGCCACTGGCCCTTGCGCACGACATCGGCGAACAGGCGCAGCTGGCCCATGGTGCGGCCACGCTCACCTTCACCACGGCCGCGCGGCAGACCGCTCTCGGCCATGTAGGCCTCGATCAGCGGCTCACCGATGGCAAGGATCTCGTCGGCGATTCGTTCCAGGAACGAAGCGCGGGTTTCACGGTCGGTGGCGCGGTAGGTATCGAAGGCCGCGGCGGCTGCGGCGCAGGCGGCAGCGACATCGGCAGTGCCGTTCACGGCCAGCGGTTCACCCTGGGGTTCGCCGGTTGCGGCCACGATGGAACGGAATTCGGTCATTTGGGGTCTCCCTATTTACTCCGACATATTCCCAGCGAAGGCGAAACGCAATGTTTGTCGTTCCTTCGCGTTGAAAGGGCTGTTAGGTTCCTTTCGGGAGGTGCCATTACCAGTGTCAGAAGCCAATTTCGTGAACGAAGAAGAAAGTGCAAGGCCGGCCGACGAGGCCCGGGGTCCGGGCCGCCGCCTGCACGGCGCCATCGCCCATAAACTGGGAACGGCCATCTTGTCCGGCAAATATGCGCCCGGAGACATTCTTTCTGGTGAAGTCGCCTTCGCCGAGGAGTTACAGGTCTCGCGCAGCGCCTATCGCGAGGCCATTCAGGTGCTCACCGCGAAAGGTCTGGTGGCCAGCCGCCCCAAGGCCGGAACGCGGGTGCTGCCCCGTGACCGGTGGAACCTGCTCGACCCCGAAGTGCTCGGCTGGGCCTTTGCGGGCGAGCCGGACATCGAGTTCGTGCGCAGCCTGTTCGAACTGCGCGCCATCGTCGAACCGGCGGCCGCGCGCCTTGCCGCGCAGCGCCGCGACAAGGACGACCTCAAGGCGATGAAGGAAGCGCTGACGGCGATGCGCCGCCACACCCTCACCACCGAGGCCGGACGGGCGGCGGACCGCGATTTCCACAATGCGATCCTGCAGGCGACGCGCAACGACGCGCTGCTGGTGCTCAGCGCCTCGATCGGCGCGGCGGTGAACTGGACCACCCAGTTCAAGCAGCGCGCCCGCGCCCTGCCCCGCAACCCGATCCCCGACCACGTGCGCGTCTACGACGCCATTGCCGCCGGCGATGCAGCGGGGGCGGCCGAGGCGATGAACGTGCTGGTGGACCTGGCGCTCGAGGATACCCGCACCGCAATGGGGCAGCCGGACGGGGCGTGACCGCCCCTCCTACAGACGCATAAGAAAAGGCCCCGGCGATCGCTCGCCGGGGCCTTTTTTGTTATGGCTCGAAGCCCGGGGTTACTCGGCGGCTTCGGCAACCAGATCCGGCTCCGCATGCGTGGTCTTGCTGCCCCAGAGCGCATAGAACAGCACATAGAGTTCGCAGATCGCGGTCAGCAGGAACGAGGTCTGGAGACCGTAGGTATCGGCCAGCCAGCCCTGCACCACCACCAGCGCGCCGCCGGCAATCGCCATCACGAGCAGGCCCGAGGCTTCCTCGGTCAGCGGGCCAAGGCCCTTGATGCCGAGCGTGAAGATGGTCGGGAACATGATCGAGTGGAACAGGCCGACGAGGATCAGCGACCACATGGCGAGCGGGCCATGCGCAAAGACGGTGATCATCATGACCGCGAAGGCGCCGATCGAGAAGAACGCCAGAACCTTGCCCGCATCGAAGCGCTGCATGATCGCCGAACCCGCGAAACGGCCAACCATCATGCCGCCCCACAGGAAGCTGAGGTACTTGCCGGCCTGCTCGTGCGTCAGGTTGGCAATGTCAGGCTGGCTGACGAAGTTCACGAAGAGGTTGGCGACGCCGATTTCCGCAATCAGGTAGATGAAGATCGCGGGAATGCCGAAGACCAGGTTGCGGTGCTTGAACAGCTCCGGATTGATCAGGCCCGAACGCTTCGCCTTGTCGGCGGGCGAGGCGGACTTCATCGCCGGCAGCGGGAACTTGGCGATGACGACGGCCAGGATCACCAGCACCACCGCAACGAGCGCGTAAGGCAGGAT
Proteins encoded:
- a CDS encoding 2-dehydro-3-deoxygalactonokinase; translated protein: MSVKHVVGDWGTTRLRLFRMDGGDVDARLDGPGALAGDAEGALAERLDVWKAEGALSEVVLCGMAGAPGALVAAGYAACPADAAHWLSSRTRLEVAGIPVSVLPGLSCKDSEGVPEVMRGEEAQVFGALALHPELALGEHLIALPGTHCKWVSVVNGTIVGFRTHPTGELYALLAGQSTLTGPDTPGEGTFDDGFARGTERCEEPLTGALFEARAARMLDGRSKDWSRGYISGLLIGGEVAAQVPEGISVVLIGDQALVALYDRALAARGCTSRKIDGDAAVLAGLAIAKGQKA
- the araD1 gene encoding AraD1 family protein codes for the protein MTYLRLLQHRAPDGVRSVILAEGDAAHVLQGVTTTRELALRAIAEGVTLAEAAKACAAGEAVDIAAEFAAGTLLAPIDHDDSAHLLLTGTGLTHLGSAEGRNKMHAAAASGEHVTDSMRMFLEGLEGGKPADGTEGQQPEWFYKGDGQLLVGPGDALTMPAFAKDGGEEPELAGIYLVGEDGTVYRLGLALANEFSDHVTERHNYLWLAHSKLRQAALGPELLLGTPPEKIEGTSKIVRDGETIWEKPFLSGEANMSHTFANLEHHHFKYDLFRRAGDVHVHFFGTATLSFSDGVTTQEGDVFEISAAPFTLPVANPLARAAAPAAATMTVKAL
- a CDS encoding alpha-N-arabinofuranosidase is translated as MLKALRLTTAVVLLSATALAGTAQADTNGQPTTATIAADKPGPVYHKEVFTQFAEHLGTGIYGGLWVGKNSKIPNTNGFRNDVVSALRELQVPVIRWPGGCFADEYHWREGIGAPAKRPVKVNTHWGGVTEPNAVGTHEFFELLRQVGAEAYIAGNVGDGTPREMAEWVEYMTAPAGSLADERAKNGHKEPWKVAYFGVGNELWGCGGNMRPEFAADETRRYATFVKAPAGTRIIKVASGANVDDYNWTETMMRVAGGNVDGLSLHYYTLPEGGWPPKADPVNFDEHGWADTLNEARRMDELITRHSAIMDKYDPEKKVFLAVDEWGSWYAQDPGTHPGFLRQQNTLRDALIASINLDIFAKHADRVRMTAIAQMVNVLQAMILTDGNKMVLTPTYWVFDMYKPWQDATVLPIEIKSPWYSKDQFTMPAISGSAVKGKDGKIHVGLSNLDPNQSNTVTIKLDGVAAGGVTGKILTAPAINSHNTFDAPGVVKPEAFSGASVQGGQLVVTLPAKSVVVLELQ
- a CDS encoding Gfo/Idh/MocA family protein, which codes for MDPIRIAIVGVGKIARDQHIPAIEGNPNFSIGATVSPNHRGPEGIPHFSSLEELIESGPAIDAVALCTPPQVRYDLAALALSKGMHVFLEKPPGATLAEVAALESRAEKVGVTLFASWHSRYAAGVAPARAWLAERTIKSARIVWREDVRVWHPGQDWIWEPGGLGVFDPGINALSIATHIMPRPFFLKEATLSLPANRAAPIAADIEFRDTAGAEIHMDLDWRQTGPQSWDIIVETDAGTLKLANGGAVLTLPSGTEHNEDMEYPGLYARFANLIRGGRSDVDIAPLRLVADAFLRGKRALVEEFHD
- a CDS encoding aldehyde dehydrogenase (NADP(+)), which produces MTEFRSIVAATGEPQGEPLAVNGTADVAAACAAAAAAFDTYRATDRETRASFLERIADEILAIGEPLIEAYMAESGLPRGRGEGERGRTMGQLRLFADVVRKGQWQQLRIDPALPDRAPLPRPDLRLRMIPVGPVAVFGASNFPLAFSTAGGDTASALAAGCPVVVKGHPAHPITGGLIAGAIAKAVKDAGLPEGVFQHLVGPSNELGAALVQDPRIAAVGFTGSRGGGLALAKLAAAREVPIPVYAEMSSINPVLLLPEALKARGEALGTAFVGSLTMGAGQFCTNPGLILAVEGEGLDAFVAAATGGVAEAKPQTMLTTGIAAAYAKGVEALEGNAGVETIAKGEEGSKTTGGAILFQTTAAQFLADKAIGHEVFGAASIVVVCKDEAELAGLLEGLEGQLTATLHMDAADEAAASRLLPVLERKVGRILVNGWPTGVEVCHAMVHGGPFPSTTDPRTTSVGSLAIDRFLRPVSYQNFAQALLPAELRDAAYGDGAPRLIDGTLTL